Within the Pengzhenrongella sicca genome, the region CCTCGGGCAGGAACGGGTAGTAGGTCATGTACGGCCGCGGGTCGACGACGACGATCGCCGCGTCCTGCTTGCCGAGCCGCTTGCGCAGGCGGCGCGCGGAGTACAGGCCGACCGTGCCGCCGCCGAGGATGAGCACGCGCGGCACCTTGCGGGAGCGCGGGGTCCCGGTGGGCGGGGCGGGCGAGGTCTGGGCCGTGGTGTCCATCTTGGTACGGTATACGGCGGAGCCGACCGTGGGCAGGTCGAGCCCGGGTCACGCTGATCACACGGGCGCGTGGTCACACGGGCGCTGCTCACCCGGACTCTGCCGCCCTCAGCCTGCGACGCTCCAGGCGATGCCGTCGAGGATGTCGTGCTCGGACGTCACGACGTGGGTGAGGCGGCCGCCCGCGACCGCCACGTCGGACCGCACGCGGGCGACGATGTCGGACCACACGAGCGCGCCCGCGCCGATCACGTCCGCCCGGCCGGGGTGCATGAACGGGAGCGCCGCGCGCTCCGCGCGGGTCCGGCCGAGCAGGTCTGCGCACGACCTGAGCACGGCGTCGACGGGCAGGCGGGCGCCGTCGATGCGCTCGGGGTCGTAGGACTTGAGCTTGAGCGCGTGCGCGGTCACGGTCGTCACGGTGCCGGCGAGGCCGACGAGCGTGCCCGTGCGCCCGAACGGCACGACGGCGCCCGCGGCGTCCAGGGCCGCGGCGACGTCGGCGCTCGCGGCGGCGATCTCCGCGGGCGTGGGCGGGTCCTCGCTCAGGTGCCGCTCGGTCAGCCGGACGCAGCCGACGTCCATCGAGACGGCGGCCACGGGCGACGTCGTGCCGAGGACGAGCTCGGTCGAGCCGCCGCCGAGGTCGACGACGAGGTACGGCCCGCGATGGCCGCGCCCGAGCGCGCCGGTCGCGCCCCGGAACGACAGCAACGCCTCCTCCTGCCCCCCGATGACCTCGGGCTCGACGCCGACCGCCGCGAGCACGCCGTCGACGAAGTCCTGCCGGTTCTCCGCGTCGCGCGACGCCGAGGTCGCGACGAACCGGATCCGCTCGACGCCGCGCTCCGCGCAGATGCCGGCGTACCGGCGGGCGGCGTCGAGCGTGCGCTCGAGGGCGTCGGGGGCGATGCGGCCGGTCCGGTCGACCCCCGCGCCGAGGCGGACGACCTCCATCCGCCGGTCGAGGTCGACGAGCGTGCCAGCCGTCGAGTCGACGTCGGCCACCAGCAGTCGGATCGAGTTCGTCCCGCAGTCGATGGCTGCCACGCGCGTCATCCCCCCACCCTGCCACGCCGCCGCGCGCGGCCCGACCCGCAGGTCAGCAGGTGCAGCGGTCAGGGTTCCAGCTGGGGCGGATCAGCGCGAGGGCCTCGTCGCCCAGGGGGTTGACGCCGGGGCCGGCGGCGAGGGCGTGCCCGACCAGGACGTGCAGGCACTTGACCCGCGTCGGCATGCCGCCGGCCGAGATCCCGTCGATCTCGTCGACGTGCCCCAGCTCCTCGCGGCGGGCGAGGTAGTGCGCGTGCGCGCGCGCGTACGCGGCCGCGAGCTCGGGCTCGACGCCGAGCCGCGCGGTCCACTCCTTCATCAGGCCGCCCGCCTCGAGCGTGCTGACCGCCTGCACGGCGGGCGGGCAGGTCAGGTAGTACGTCGTCGGGAACGGGGTGCCGTCGTCGAGGCGCGGCGCGGTGCGCACGACCAGTGGGCGACCGCACACGCACCGCGCCGCGATGCCGACGACGCCGCGCGGCACGCGGCCGAGCTGCTCGCGCAGGGTCGCGAGGTCGCGCTCGACGACGTCGGGTCCGCTCGCGTAGGGGGCCGGCGGGTCGGGAAGCAGCGGGTCGGGAAGCGGCGGGTCGGGAAGCGGGTCTGCGGGCACGGGGTGATCCGATCGGTGCGTGGGCTGCGGGTTCGTCAGGGTATGGCGGGGTCGGTCGCGGGCTCGGCGGCCGGGTCCGTCGCCGGATCGGTCGCCGGGTCCGTCGCCGGGTCGACTGCCGGATCGGTCGCCGGGTCGACGGCCGGATCGGTCGCGACGTCGGCCTCACCCGCCGCGCGGACGGACTCCCAGATCGTCGTGTACCAGGGCGTCGTCGTGCCCTCGGGCACGACCGCCGGCCCGCTGCCGGCGGCGGCGACGGCCGGCGCCGTCGGGTCGGGGACGACCTCGGGGTCGACCACCCGGAACGCCGTCTCCCCCGGCAGGACGAACGCGAGGCGCTCCCTGGCCTGCGCCGCGACGTAGGCCGGGTCGTCCCAGCGGTCGAGCTCGGCCTCCAGGTCGGCATTCGCCTCGCGCGCCTGCGCGACCTCCTGCGCCAGCTGGGCGTTCTCCGCCTTCTGGGTGAGGTAACCACGCACGGTCGGGAACAGCAGCACGAACGCGAGCAGGCACACGACGAACAGCACGAGCGCGCGCACCGTGAACAGGCGGGGCAGGCCGACCGCGGCGAGCTGACCGCGCTCGGCGCCCCGCGTCGCGCCCGTGCGCCGCGTCCC harbors:
- a CDS encoding Ppx/GppA phosphatase family protein, producing MTRVAAIDCGTNSIRLLVADVDSTAGTLVDLDRRMEVVRLGAGVDRTGRIAPDALERTLDAARRYAGICAERGVERIRFVATSASRDAENRQDFVDGVLAAVGVEPEVIGGQEEALLSFRGATGALGRGHRGPYLVVDLGGGSTELVLGTTSPVAAVSMDVGCVRLTERHLSEDPPTPAEIAAASADVAAALDAAGAVVPFGRTGTLVGLAGTVTTVTAHALKLKSYDPERIDGARLPVDAVLRSCADLLGRTRAERAALPFMHPGRADVIGAGALVWSDIVARVRSDVAVAGGRLTHVVTSEHDILDGIAWSVAG
- a CDS encoding FtsB family cell division protein — translated: MSARRPITPHAGGRAGGSGGSGTRPGAARLRSGSTGPTATGGTRRTGATRGAERGQLAAVGLPRLFTVRALVLFVVCLLAFVLLFPTVRGYLTQKAENAQLAQEVAQAREANADLEAELDRWDDPAYVAAQARERLAFVLPGETAFRVVDPEVVPDPTAPAVAAAGSGPAVVPEGTTTPWYTTIWESVRAAGEADVATDPAVDPATDPAVDPATDPATDPATDPAAEPATDPAIP
- a CDS encoding DUF501 domain-containing protein → MLPDPPAPYASGPDVVERDLATLREQLGRVPRGVVGIAARCVCGRPLVVRTAPRLDDGTPFPTTYYLTCPPAVQAVSTLEAGGLMKEWTARLGVEPELAAAYARAHAHYLARREELGHVDEIDGISAGGMPTRVKCLHVLVGHALAAGPGVNPLGDEALALIRPSWNPDRCTC